Sequence from the Bacteroidales bacterium genome:
GATAGAGGGCGAGGCTCCGTCGGGAAGGTTCAGGTCCTGCATCCGGTTGGATGCATACTGTTGTGCATAAAAGTCATCGACGCCATCCTCAAAAAGTACGGTTACCACGGAAAGCCCGAATAAAGAAGTGGAACGGACATCTGTTTTTCGCGGAATAGTATTCATTACCCGCATTACTGGTAAAGTAACAAATTTTTCTACCTCTTCCGCACTTCTTCCCGGCCACTGTGTAATAATCCTTACCCGGGTATTGGTGACATCCGGATAAGCCTCAATGGGAGTATGTTTATAACAGATAATCCCGGCAATAAATAATAAAACGGTAAGGAACAATACTAAAACATGGTTGCGAAGCGCAAACGCAATAATATTTTCAACAAATTTATGCATGAGATTAAATTTCTTTAAGGGAAGAATAAATCAACAGTTGATTTTTTACCACAACATTTTCTCCGGGATCAACTCCTGAAAAGATATAAGACGTCTGCCGGTTATGTCCTTTTAAGGATACTTCCTTAAAGTTATACTTCCCCGAAACTTCCTGTACGACCACATAATGCTTATTGTTATCATAAATCAAAGCATCTGTAGGAACCGAGACATATACTTCCGGCGAAGTTCTTTTTACCCTGAGCATTACAGACATTTCCGGTTTGAATTTCAGATCAGGGTTAGGCATATTGATCCTCGCCTTTAATACTTTTTCCTCCGGATCGAACACCTGGGAAAGCGCATCGATTTTTCCTGTGAAAATCTCTCCAGGGTATGATAAAGAACTGATTTCTACCTCCATTCCTTCTTCAACAAAAGATAAATTGCTGGCATATACATTGGCCATGATCCAGACTGTGCCCAGGTCAGCTACGGTAAATAACGGTGTACTTTCCGGCGATACCGGGCTGCCGGCCGTAATGTTTTTTTCAACGATATAACCGTCCATGGGAGATTTGATAGCAAAAGTACCATCTCCTTTATCCTGGCCGTAAACAGACATATCCGCTTTTATCCGGTATAAGGATGCCTCTGACTGCTTCAGGCGGGCTTCAGCTTCCAGGTATTCTTTTTCAGACATCATATTATTCTCATATAAGGACCGGGCGCTTTCCAGTTCCCTTTTGGCAATTTTCACCTCATACTGAAAGGATATATATTCGGATTGCTGGGCACTCAGCTCATTGCTCCTGATCTCAGCAAGTGTCTGCCCCTTCTTTACCTTATTGCCCAATGAAAAATAAGTACGTTCGATCATACCTGACACCAATGGTGTATATGTAATGATCTTATCCGGATCATATTCCACTTTTCCCGTAAGTGTCAATTCCTCGTGAAGCGGACTCTTTACAACTTCCTGTATTTCCACAGACTGCACGAATGCCGGATGTACCTGGTGTTCTGTTTTTAACGTTTCGTTCACGGAACGGTTACAACAGGTCAGGAAAAGAATGCTAAGGCCGAGTATGATTATTTTATGAAATTTCATCGTGATTATAGAGTTTGAAAGTTTATAAAGTCTGAAAGTTTGAAAGTTTATAAAGTGAGATGCATTCTCAATTCTCAATTCTCAATTCTCAATTTTTAATTCTTAATTTTTAATTCTCAATTCTCAATTCCTTCCCGGTGTAATACTGAAGTTCTTCGAAACATATATTCATTTTTTTCCTGGCGGTCAGGAGGGTTTGCTTGTTGGCCTTATATACATCGAAAAAGTCCATGAATTCAACCATTCCGATATTTTTACTGCTCAGGTTATGGACATAAGCATCCATCATGGTTTCGTATTCAACCAGAAACTCATTTTCATGAATTTTCCGGTAAAAATTATATGACATTACATAATCATTGTATGAGGCCATTACTTCCTGAAAAGCCATATTTTGTTGCTGTTCGGCAAGATAACGGCTTTGTTCAAGTTGGATCCCGGCTGTTTTGATATTGCCCTGATTCCGGTTAAAAAAAGGTAATTCGACGTTTACTCCGAATCCTACGAAGTTTTTCCAGACTCCCCCATAGCGGTCGTAACTGGCAGCGATTTCCACATCAGGAATCCGGTGTGCTTTTTCATAAGCAAGGGATCTATTATGGTATTGCACCTGTAATTGGTACGACATTACATCAGGCCGGTGGATAGTGGAATCCAGTAACTGAACAATCGATATATTCTCCGGATCTAACCATACACCAGTCATGTCTTCTATCTCGATGTACACATTTGCCTCGGCATGTAACAAAATTTTGAGCATTTTCTGCATTTCATTGATCTCCGTCTGTGTCTCGTTGGTCTCACTTTGTAATTCCAATAAAGACGCCTGTAACCTCAATACTTCATTTTTTGAAATATTACCGGATGACATTTGTGCTTTATGAGAAACGATCAATCGTTCCAACACTTCTTCCTGTCTGTTGAGTACATTAAGGTAAGATTGCAGGTAGATCATTTCATGAATATTTTTCCGTAGTTCTACTTTGAGTCCCCTTAATACATCTTCAAAATCCTGCAGGGCAATTTCTTTAGCCAACTTTTCCCGATGTACCAGTTTTCTTCTTTTTCCTACCGTCCGGATCAGCTGGCTCAGTTCAACACTAAATTCGGTATTCTTACCGAAAGAACCGAATAAAGGCGGAATAACGTCATCCACTCCTTCACGCTGTGAGTCGGTACTCCATAAATTCACCTGTGATAATGAAAGAACGGGATTATTCCATAACCTGGCCTGTATAACGGCCGCATCCGCAATATCCACATTTAATCGTTCTGCAATGAGCTGCAGGTTCTGCGCCAGAAATAAAGCCTCGATCTGCTCCGGTCCGGCTTTTATTATTTTACGCTCCTGAGCCTGTATAGATAACAGTTGGAACATACCGACCATTATCAGGAAACACTTTTTCATGATCATACTTATTGATGCGACAAAAGTATGCTTCCTACATTAGACCGGATTTTAAACAGGATTACATCTTCTTTGGAAGTAGATTAGAAACGGATTAGAAAAAAATCTGTTATAGAAATGAATTTTATAACCATTCAAATCTAAATAATGAACAATTACACGAGTGGCCTGTTATAAAAAATTGGTACCCTTATTATCAATTTTAATTCATTCATATGGAAACAACTCGTACTAATAATCCCGTCTGGAGAACGATTCAATCAAAAATGAAACTGACAGACGACCTGTTGTCCCTGAATAAAATCGTATATAACTTATGGTGGGTATGGAGTAAGGATGCCCATGACCTATTCTTTGATCTGGAAGCTGACCTGTGGCAGGAATGTGACTATAATCCTATCATTTTTTTACAGAAGCTATCTTTTGAGCGGATCCAGCAGATAGTGAACAATAAATCCCTGATGAGGAAAGTGAAAAACGTTTCCTCTCTTTTCGAAGACTACATGTCAAAAGAATATGATCCGTCCAAACCTTCGGTAGCTTATTTCAGTATGGAATACGGACTGACCCATATATTGAAGAATTATTCGGGTGGTCTTGGTATCCTTGCCGGAGATTACCTTAAAGAAGCAAGCGACAGTCGTGTCGATATGACTGCAGTGGGCTTGTTGTATCGTTATGGTTATTTCACACAGGACATTTCTCCGGACGGACATCAGGTAACCATATACGAATTCCAGAATTTCAATGAACTACCTGTCAGGCAAGTGCTGGAAGAAGACGGAAGACCGATGATCCTTGCCGTTCCGTATCCGGAAAGGGATGTATATGCATTTGTATGGAGCATTGATGTAGGAAGGATAAAATTATATTTCCTTGATACCGATAATGAAATGAACAGTGAATATGACCGGCCGATTACTCATCAGCTGTATGGAGGTGACTGGGAAAACAGAATAAAACAGGAATACCTGCTTGGTATCGGAGGTATATTACTCCTTGATAAACTGGGTATAAAGAAAGACATTTATCATTGTAACGAGGGACATGCAGCCTTTATCAATGTCCAACGACTCCTGCACTTTATCGAGAACGAACATCTTACTTTCAACCAGGCACTTGAGATGGTAAGAGCATCGGCATTATAT
This genomic interval carries:
- a CDS encoding efflux RND transporter periplasmic adaptor subunit, which produces MKFHKIIILGLSILFLTCCNRSVNETLKTEHQVHPAFVQSVEIQEVVKSPLHEELTLTGKVEYDPDKIITYTPLVSGMIERTYFSLGNKVKKGQTLAEIRSNELSAQQSEYISFQYEVKIAKRELESARSLYENNMMSEKEYLEAEARLKQSEASLYRIKADMSVYGQDKGDGTFAIKSPMDGYIVEKNITAGSPVSPESTPLFTVADLGTVWIMANVYASNLSFVEEGMEVEISSLSYPGEIFTGKIDALSQVFDPEEKVLKARINMPNPDLKFKPEMSVMLRVKRTSPEVYVSVPTDALIYDNNKHYVVVQEVSGKYNFKEVSLKGHNRQTSYIFSGVDPGENVVVKNQLLIYSSLKEI
- a CDS encoding TolC family protein, translating into MKKCFLIMVGMFQLLSIQAQERKIIKAGPEQIEALFLAQNLQLIAERLNVDIADAAVIQARLWNNPVLSLSQVNLWSTDSQREGVDDVIPPLFGSFGKNTEFSVELSQLIRTVGKRRKLVHREKLAKEIALQDFEDVLRGLKVELRKNIHEMIYLQSYLNVLNRQEEVLERLIVSHKAQMSSGNISKNEVLRLQASLLELQSETNETQTEINEMQKMLKILLHAEANVYIEIEDMTGVWLDPENISIVQLLDSTIHRPDVMSYQLQVQYHNRSLAYEKAHRIPDVEIAASYDRYGGVWKNFVGFGVNVELPFFNRNQGNIKTAGIQLEQSRYLAEQQQNMAFQEVMASYNDYVMSYNFYRKIHENEFLVEYETMMDAYVHNLSSKNIGMVEFMDFFDVYKANKQTLLTARKKMNICFEELQYYTGKELRIEN
- a CDS encoding efflux RND transporter permease subunit, coding for MHKFVENIIAFALRNHVLVLFLTVLLFIAGIICYKHTPIEAYPDVTNTRVRIITQWPGRSAEEVEKFVTLPVMRVMNTIPRKTDVRSTSLFGLSVVTVLFEDGVDDFYAQQYASNRMQDLNLPDGASPSIDPPSGATGEIYRYVLRSDLPIREVAAINEWVVERELLSVPGVATIASFGGEEKIYEIKVDPTELNHYDLSPLEVYEAVSRSNINVGGDIIQKGS